The following coding sequences lie in one Cinclus cinclus chromosome 15, bCinCin1.1, whole genome shotgun sequence genomic window:
- the SNX12 gene encoding sorting nexin-12 isoform X4 — MSEAAVADTRRLNAKPQDLTDAYGPPSNFLEIDIFNPQTVGMGRARYTSYELRMRTNLPIFKLKESCVRRRYSDFEWLKNELERDSKNCWTPTGTERALLTYVPARGDY; from the exons ATGTCGGAGGCGGCGGTGGCGGACACCCGGCGCCTCAACGCGAAGCCGCAGGACCTCACGGACGCGTACGGGCCGCCCAGCAACTTCCTCGAGATCGACATCTTCAACCCACAGACCGTGGGCATGGGCCGCGCCAGATACACCAGCTACGAGCTCCGCATGCGG ACAAACCTCCCCATCTTCAAATTGAAGGAGTCATGTGTGAGGAGGCGATACAGCGACTTTGAGTGGCTGAAGAATGAGCTGGAACGAGACAGTAAG AATTGCTGGACACCCACTGGCACAGAACGAGCGCTGCTTACATATGTTCCTGCAAGAGGAGACTATTGA
- the SNX12 gene encoding sorting nexin-12 isoform X3 → MSEAAVADTRRLNAKPQDLTDAYGPPSNFLEIDIFNPQTVGMGRARYTSYELRMRIVVPPLPGKALKRQLPFRGDEGIFEESFIEERRQGLEQFINKIAGHPLAQNERCLHMFLQEETIDRNYVPGKVRQ, encoded by the exons ATGTCGGAGGCGGCGGTGGCGGACACCCGGCGCCTCAACGCGAAGCCGCAGGACCTCACGGACGCGTACGGGCCGCCCAGCAACTTCCTCGAGATCGACATCTTCAACCCACAGACCGTGGGCATGGGCCGCGCCAGATACACCAGCTACGAGCTCCGCATGCGG ATTGTAGTGCCACCGCTGCCTGGAAAAGCTTTGAAACGACAGCTTCCCTTTCGAGGAGATGAAGGCATCTTTGAGGAGTCTTTCATCGAGGAGCGGAGACAGGGCCTAGAACAGTTTATTAACAA AATTGCTGGACACCCACTGGCACAGAACGAGCGCTGCTTACATATGTTCCTGCAAGAGGAGACTATTGATAGGAATTACGTCCCAGGGAAAGTGCGCCAGTAG
- the SNX12 gene encoding sorting nexin-12 isoform X1 produces the protein MSEAAVADTRRLNAKPQDLTDAYGPPSNFLEIDIFNPQTVGMGRARYTSYELRMRTNLPIFKLKESCVRRRYSDFEWLKNELERDSKIVVPPLPGKALKRQLPFRGDEGIFEESFIEERRQGLEQFINKIAGHPLAQNERCLHMFLQEETIDRNYVPGKVRQ, from the exons ATGTCGGAGGCGGCGGTGGCGGACACCCGGCGCCTCAACGCGAAGCCGCAGGACCTCACGGACGCGTACGGGCCGCCCAGCAACTTCCTCGAGATCGACATCTTCAACCCACAGACCGTGGGCATGGGCCGCGCCAGATACACCAGCTACGAGCTCCGCATGCGG ACAAACCTCCCCATCTTCAAATTGAAGGAGTCATGTGTGAGGAGGCGATACAGCGACTTTGAGTGGCTGAAGAATGAGCTGGAACGAGACAGTAAG ATTGTAGTGCCACCGCTGCCTGGAAAAGCTTTGAAACGACAGCTTCCCTTTCGAGGAGATGAAGGCATCTTTGAGGAGTCTTTCATCGAGGAGCGGAGACAGGGCCTAGAACAGTTTATTAACAA AATTGCTGGACACCCACTGGCACAGAACGAGCGCTGCTTACATATGTTCCTGCAAGAGGAGACTATTGATAGGAATTACGTCCCAGGGAAAGTGCGCCAGTAG
- the SNX12 gene encoding sorting nexin-12 isoform X2, whose product MSEAAVADTRRLNAKPQDLTDAYGPPSNFLEIDIFNPQTTNLPIFKLKESCVRRRYSDFEWLKNELERDSKIVVPPLPGKALKRQLPFRGDEGIFEESFIEERRQGLEQFINKIAGHPLAQNERCLHMFLQEETIDRNYVPGKVRQ is encoded by the exons ATGTCGGAGGCGGCGGTGGCGGACACCCGGCGCCTCAACGCGAAGCCGCAGGACCTCACGGACGCGTACGGGCCGCCCAGCAACTTCCTCGAGATCGACATCTTCAACCCACAGACC ACAAACCTCCCCATCTTCAAATTGAAGGAGTCATGTGTGAGGAGGCGATACAGCGACTTTGAGTGGCTGAAGAATGAGCTGGAACGAGACAGTAAG ATTGTAGTGCCACCGCTGCCTGGAAAAGCTTTGAAACGACAGCTTCCCTTTCGAGGAGATGAAGGCATCTTTGAGGAGTCTTTCATCGAGGAGCGGAGACAGGGCCTAGAACAGTTTATTAACAA AATTGCTGGACACCCACTGGCACAGAACGAGCGCTGCTTACATATGTTCCTGCAAGAGGAGACTATTGATAGGAATTACGTCCCAGGGAAAGTGCGCCAGTAG